From the Oncorhynchus nerka isolate Pitt River linkage group LG20, Oner_Uvic_2.0, whole genome shotgun sequence genome, one window contains:
- the asb10 gene encoding ankyrin repeat and SOCS box protein 10, translating into MSGGGSFVFTPMALRSLQLDKDMLERDKYKKQLASHQINGYMLKKEARDRVGPAPTRTCTYVRPPAVCHDLVIQNAIYTGDADAVQRFFPRGVTSNLIIEPQGGDMRWVARGEGLWSLTYEQQLTTPLHITAGRGFVDCLRHLLQRGASVDLAPGGSTALHEACQNGQPQCVKLLLSHGANSNAVSEDGLMPLHVCTGPESLVCAKHLLQFGAAINGRSLGEDNTPLHVAAQNGLPGHTELYLHYGAALEKRNDDGLTPLNAACSQPQEKGDLERYTKVCELLLTAGADVNTEDQDKQSPLHMACKNINPGVVDHLLAHGACVNTMCYSGNAPMQNVLKVVAYKADHKPERVVRSLLNHGSIRVWPGALPEVLKYCCVSPRTIEVLLNAYDRLKVTDDWVEAVSPEMFKEHKGFYESVFSLQHTPRSLQHLARWKFRNYLDGHVHKVVPQLDLPTFIKNFLLLEFRDYVH; encoded by the exons ATGTCGGGAGGAGGCAGTTTCGTCTTCACCCCCATGGCCCTGCGCTCCCTCCAGCTGGACAAGGACATGCTGGAGAGAGACAAGTACAAGAAGCAGCTAGCCAGCCACCAGATCAACGGCTACATGCTGAAGAAAGAGGCCAGGGACAGGGTAGGCCCTGCACCTACGAGGACCTGCACCTATGTTAGACCCCCAGCTGTGTGCCATGACCTGGTCATCCAGAACGCAATCTATACTGGGGATGCGGACGCTGTGCAGCGATTCTTCCCCAGGGGTGTCACGTCGAACCTCATCATCGAACCCCAGGGAGGGGACATGCGCTGGGTGGCCAGGGGGGAAG GACTGTGGTCTCTGACCTATGAGCAGCAGCTGACAACCCCACTCCACATTACAGCCGGCCGGGGGTTTGTTGACTGCCTGAGGCACCTGCTGCAGCGCGGGGCCAGCGTAGACCTGGCCCCTGGGGGCAGCACTGCCCTCCATGAGGCCTGCCAGAATGGCCAGCCCCAGTGTGTAAAATTGCTGCTGTCCCATGGTGCCAACTCCAACGCTGTCAGTGAAGATGGGCTCATGCCCTTGCACGTGTGCACCGGTCCTGAGTCCCTAGT GTGCGCCAAACACCTGCTCCAGTTTGGCGCTGCAATCAATGGGCGGAGCCTCGGCGAGGATAACACGCCGCTACATGTGGCGGCACAGAACGGGCTCCCGGGTCACACGGAGCTGTACCTGCACTACGGCGCCGCCCTGGAGAAGCGGAATGACGATGGTCTCACGCCACTCAACGCCGCTTGCTCACAGCCACAGGAGAAGGGCGATCTGGAACGCTACACCAAG GTATGTGAGCTGCTGCTGACGGCGGGAGCTGACGTCAACACAGAGGACCAGGACAAACAGTCCCCGCTCCACATGGCCTGTAAGAACATCAACCCGGGCGTGGTGGATCATCTTCTGGCCCACGGAGCCTGTGTCAACACCATGTGTTACAGTGGAAACGCCCCCATGCAAAACGTCCTCAAG GTGGTGGCCTACAAGGCGGATCACAAGCCAGAGAGGGTAGTTCGCTCTCTGCTCAACCACGGCTCCATCAGGGTGTGGCCTGGAGCACTGCCCGAG GTGCTAAAGTATTGCTGTGTCTCCCCACGCACCATTGAGGTTCTTCTGAATGCGTACGACCGCCTCAAGGTCACAGATGACTGGGTGGAGGCTGTTTCACCTGAGATGTTTAAG gaACACAAGGGGTTCTATGAATCCGTCTTCTCCCTGCAGCATACCCCTCGCTCCCTACAGCACCTGGCTCGATGGAAGTTCAGGAACTACCTAGATGGGCACGTGCACAAGGTGGTACCACAACTAGACCTGCCCACCTTCATCAAAAATTTCCTGCTGCTGGAGTTCAGAGACTATGTCCACTGA
- the LOC115101764 gene encoding homeobox protein GBX-1-like, whose product MQRPGGQGTAFSIDSLIGTPQPRPGHLLYTGYPMFMPYRPLMIPQSLSHSHLPSGIPPLAPLASFAGRLTNTFCASLGQGMPSMVALTTTLPSFSDPPDSFYPPQELPGPRLSADPGTRRQESPHSDDLHGRDKGSDLLNFSETFQTIPGETKLYSSDDEKLDLKSADTACSDREDSSAVDSENESVSDGNNCGALSQKSKLKPGSQEALPPGSSVGKSRRRRTAFTSEQLLELEKEFHCKKYLSLTERSQIAHALKLSEVQVKIWFQNRRAKWKRIKAGNVNNRSGEPVRNPKIVVPIPVHVNRFAVRSQHQQIEQTRP is encoded by the exons ATGCAAAGACCGGGCGGCCAAGGGACGGCGTTTTCGATTGACTCCTTGATAGGAACTCCGCAACCTCGCCCGGGACACCTGCTCTACACGGGCTACCCGATGTTTATGCCATACAGACCCTTAATGATTCCTCAATCTTTATCTCATTCACATTTACCATCTGGCATACCTCCTTTGGCGCCGTTGGCATCTTTCGCTGGACGTCTTACCAACACATTCTGTGCGAGTTTGGGACAGGGGATGCCGTCCATGGTGGCTCTCACCACAACACTGCCAAGTTTTTCCGATCCGCCGGATAGTTTCTATCCTCCCCAAGAGCTCCCCGGACCTCGGTTAAGTGCCGACCCTGGAacgaggagacaggagagcccaCACTCAGATGATCTCCATGGAAGGGACAAGGGGTCGGATTTACTCAACTTCTCGGAAACTTTTCAAACTATACCAG GTGAGACTAAATTGTACAGCTCAGACGATGAGAAGTTGGACCTCAAATCAGCGGACACAGCTTGCAGTGACAGAGAGGACAGCTCTGCCGTTGACAGCGAAAACGAAAGTGTATCCGATGGGAACAACTGTGGTGCTTTATCCCAAAAGAGTAAACTAAAACCCGGGTCGCAGGAAGCTCTACCGCCGGGAAGCTCAGTGGGGAAGAGCAGGAGGAGACGAACAGCTTTTACAAGCGAGCAGCTACTTGAACTTGAGAAGGAATTTCATTGTAAAAAGTACCTTTCGCTTACCGAACGATCTCAAATAGCACACGCACTTAAATTGAGTGAGGTGCAGGTCAAGATTTGGTTCCAGAATCGTAGGGCCAAATGGAAAAGAATCAAAGCTGGCAACGtgaataacaggtctggagagccTGTGAGAAACCCCAAAATTGTGGTCCCAATCCCAGTGCACGTCAACAGGTTTGCGGTGAGGAGTCAGCACCAACAGATAGAGCAAACAAGGCCATGA